A window of Bradyrhizobium sp. AZCC 1610 contains these coding sequences:
- the trhO gene encoding oxygen-dependent tRNA uridine(34) hydroxylase TrhO yields MPLKVAALYQFAALPDFRELREPLRALAVGLGIKGSVLLAHEGINGTVAGGDAGIDAFVCELQHGALFGGRLDHLELKFSNASAMPFQRLKVRLKKEIVTLGDAAADPTRQVGTYVEPSDWNELIAAPDTLVIDTRNAFEVAMGTFEGAVDPGIKSFGQFKEFAAQQLDPARHKRIAMFCTGGIRCEKASAYLLARGFNEVYHLKGGILRYLEGVPEQESRWRGECFVFDERVALGHGLREHKINDGSHE; encoded by the coding sequence ATGCCGCTCAAGGTCGCCGCCCTCTACCAATTCGCCGCGCTGCCGGACTTCCGGGAGCTGCGCGAGCCGCTGCGTGCGCTTGCTGTCGGCCTCGGGATCAAGGGCAGCGTGCTGCTGGCCCATGAGGGCATCAACGGCACGGTTGCGGGCGGCGATGCGGGCATCGACGCGTTCGTCTGCGAGTTGCAGCACGGCGCCCTTTTCGGCGGGCGACTCGACCATCTCGAACTCAAGTTTTCAAACGCTTCCGCGATGCCGTTCCAGCGGCTGAAGGTCCGGCTGAAAAAGGAAATCGTCACGCTCGGAGATGCTGCCGCCGATCCGACGCGGCAGGTCGGCACCTATGTCGAACCGTCAGACTGGAACGAGCTGATTGCCGCACCCGACACGCTGGTGATTGATACCCGCAACGCCTTCGAGGTGGCGATGGGCACGTTCGAAGGGGCGGTCGATCCCGGTATCAAAAGCTTTGGGCAGTTCAAGGAATTCGCCGCGCAGCAACTCGACCCTGCCAGGCACAAGAGGATCGCGATGTTCTGCACCGGCGGTATCCGGTGCGAGAAGGCCAGCGCCTATCTGCTGGCGCGAGGCTTCAACGAAGTCTATCACCTCAAGGGTGGCATCCTCCGCTATCTCGAAGGCGTGCCGGAGCAAGAGAGCCGCTGGCGCGGTGAGTGTTTTGTATTCGACGAACGTGTGGCGCTGGGCCATGGCCTGCGGGAGCACAAGATAAACGATGGCTCCCATGAGTGA
- the ggt gene encoding gamma-glutamyltransferase produces MRNFHFAGRSTVHAQNAMVATSHPEAALTAIDVMRAGGTAADAAVAACALLGVIEPQSTGIGGDCFALIQPKGEGKIVAYNGSGRAPMAAKAEWYLERKIHSVPLTSAHAVSIPGAIDAWDAILRDHGKMGLDTLLQPAIKAAEEGYVVAPRIAFDWKNQFEKLKNGTNTERYLLPHGKPAVAGDVIHQPELGKTLRAIAKNGRDAFYTGEIAADMVETLRGIGGLHTLEDFAAHSTEATSPIGTMYKGHDVWQCPPNGPGITMLVMLNILSRFDLTKFPALSIERFHLEAEAARIAYMMREQYIGDPQQVHVDVAGILAKEFAEEHIKNIRMDRLLDLPNVAPPMNPSTVYITVVDKDRNVCSFINSIAHSFGSAIVSNKTGILLQNRAGGFRIQPGHPNCIAPGKRPLHTIIPSLATKNGRAMMPFGVMGGQYQPVGQTHVLTNILDYGCDVQEAIDMPRGLHYEGVYQLEDSVPAEIVEGLKKIGHKTTSVVGPLGGGQAIWIDWDKGTLTGGSDPRKDGCALGY; encoded by the coding sequence ATGAGGAATTTCCATTTCGCCGGCCGCTCCACGGTCCATGCCCAGAACGCGATGGTGGCGACGTCGCATCCCGAGGCCGCGTTAACCGCGATCGACGTGATGCGGGCGGGCGGCACGGCGGCGGACGCCGCGGTCGCGGCCTGCGCGCTGCTCGGCGTCATCGAACCGCAATCGACCGGCATCGGCGGCGATTGTTTTGCGCTGATCCAGCCGAAGGGCGAGGGCAAGATCGTCGCCTATAACGGCTCCGGACGCGCGCCGATGGCGGCCAAGGCGGAATGGTATCTGGAGCGCAAGATCCACTCGGTGCCGCTGACCTCGGCCCATGCGGTGAGCATTCCCGGCGCGATCGATGCTTGGGACGCGATCCTGCGCGACCACGGCAAGATGGGGCTCGACACCCTGCTGCAGCCCGCGATCAAGGCCGCCGAGGAAGGTTATGTCGTCGCCCCGCGCATCGCTTTCGATTGGAAGAACCAGTTCGAGAAGCTGAAGAACGGCACCAACACCGAGCGCTATCTTTTGCCGCACGGCAAGCCAGCGGTGGCCGGCGACGTGATCCACCAGCCGGAATTGGGCAAGACGTTACGCGCCATCGCCAAGAACGGCCGCGATGCGTTTTACACCGGCGAGATCGCCGCGGATATGGTGGAGACGCTTCGTGGCATCGGCGGCCTGCACACGCTGGAAGATTTTGCCGCGCATTCGACCGAAGCCACGTCGCCGATCGGTACGATGTACAAGGGCCATGACGTCTGGCAGTGCCCGCCGAATGGTCCTGGTATCACCATGCTGGTGATGCTGAACATCCTCTCTCGCTTCGACTTGACGAAGTTTCCCGCGCTCAGCATCGAGCGCTTCCATCTCGAAGCGGAGGCCGCCCGTATCGCCTACATGATGCGCGAGCAATATATCGGCGATCCCCAGCAGGTTCATGTCGATGTCGCGGGAATCCTCGCCAAGGAATTCGCCGAGGAGCACATCAAGAATATCAGGATGGACCGACTGCTTGATTTGCCCAACGTTGCGCCGCCGATGAATCCGTCCACCGTCTACATCACCGTCGTCGACAAGGACCGCAACGTCTGCTCGTTCATTAATTCGATCGCGCATTCCTTCGGATCGGCGATCGTGTCCAACAAAACCGGCATCCTGCTGCAGAACCGTGCCGGCGGTTTCCGGATTCAGCCCGGCCATCCCAACTGCATCGCGCCGGGCAAGCGGCCGCTGCACACGATCATTCCGAGCCTCGCCACCAAGAACGGCCGCGCCATGATGCCGTTCGGCGTGATGGGCGGACAGTATCAGCCGGTGGGGCAGACCCATGTGCTGACCAACATCCTCGACTATGGCTGCGACGTGCAGGAAGCCATCGATATGCCGCGCGGCCTGCATTATGAGGGCGTCTACCAGCTCGAGGACAGCGTGCCGGCCGAGATCGTCGAAGGCCTGAAGAAGATCGGCCACAAGACCACCAGCGTGGTCGGCCCGCTCGGCGGTGGCCAGGCGATCTGGATCGACTGGGACAAGGGCACGCTGACCGGCGGCTCCGATCCCCGCAAGGACGGTTGCGCGCTGGGCTATTGA
- a CDS encoding FKBP-type peptidyl-prolyl cis-trans isomerase — MRFSRRTIIRTAFAAVAAAVSTPVAIRMASAQTAGKPMTTASGLQIIDSKVGTGASPKTGQTCVMHYTGWLYENGQKGKKFDSSVDRNEPFEFPIGQRRVIAGWDEGVASMKVGGKRTLIIPPELGYGARGAGGAIPPNATLMFDVELLAVK; from the coding sequence ATGCGCTTCTCCCGACGCACGATCATCCGGACCGCATTCGCCGCCGTGGCGGCCGCGGTTTCCACACCCGTTGCCATCAGGATGGCTTCGGCCCAGACCGCAGGAAAACCCATGACCACAGCTTCAGGCTTGCAGATCATCGACAGCAAGGTCGGCACCGGCGCGTCGCCGAAGACCGGCCAGACCTGTGTCATGCATTATACCGGATGGCTCTACGAGAACGGCCAGAAGGGCAAGAAGTTCGATTCATCCGTGGACCGCAACGAGCCGTTCGAGTTTCCGATCGGCCAGCGCCGGGTGATCGCCGGCTGGGACGAGGGTGTTGCCTCGATGAAGGTCGGCGGCAAGCGCACGCTGATCATTCCGCCTGAACTCGGCTACGGCGCGCGGGGCGCCGGCGGCGCCATCCCGCCGAATGCGACGCTGATGTTCGACGTCGAATTGCTGGCGGTGAAGTAA
- a CDS encoding D-2-hydroxyacid dehydrogenase family protein encodes MKVSILDDYFDTLRILDCFGKLAGHDVTIWNDHVQDVDVLAERLRDTEALVLIRERTQIRTPLLERLPKLKLISQRSVYPHIDIDTCTRLGIVVSSSQHADTPSYATAEFTWGLILAAMRAIPQQMAALKAGKWQIGVGHTLRGKTLGIYGYGRIGAVVAGYGKAFGMNVLVWAREPAMAKARADGYETAASKVDFFERCDVLSLHMRLVNATRGIVKAEDLARMKPSALLVNTSRAPLIEPNALVNALRAGRPGMAAIDVYEKEPLRDVNDPLLTMDNVVCTPHLGYVSRDEYEIQFTDIFDQILAYAAGTPTNVVNPDVMSRRR; translated from the coding sequence GTGAAGGTCTCGATCCTCGACGATTATTTCGACACGTTGCGCATCCTCGACTGCTTCGGCAAGCTGGCCGGACACGACGTCACCATCTGGAACGATCACGTCCAGGACGTCGATGTGCTGGCAGAACGCCTGCGCGACACCGAAGCGCTGGTGCTGATCCGCGAGCGCACGCAAATCCGCACGCCGCTGCTGGAGCGGTTGCCGAAACTGAAGCTGATCAGCCAGCGCAGCGTCTATCCGCACATCGACATCGACACCTGCACCCGGCTCGGTATTGTCGTGTCATCCAGCCAGCACGCCGATACGCCGTCCTATGCGACCGCCGAATTCACCTGGGGCCTGATCCTGGCGGCGATGCGCGCCATTCCGCAGCAGATGGCGGCGCTCAAGGCTGGCAAATGGCAGATCGGCGTCGGCCACACGCTCCGCGGCAAGACGCTCGGCATTTACGGCTACGGGCGGATCGGCGCCGTCGTCGCCGGCTACGGCAAGGCGTTCGGCATGAACGTGCTGGTATGGGCCCGCGAACCGGCGATGGCGAAGGCCCGTGCCGACGGCTACGAGACCGCCGCCAGCAAGGTTGATTTCTTCGAACGGTGCGATGTGCTTTCGCTGCACATGCGCCTGGTCAATGCGACGCGCGGCATCGTCAAGGCGGAAGATCTCGCGCGCATGAAACCCTCGGCGCTGCTGGTCAACACCAGCCGCGCGCCGCTGATCGAGCCGAACGCGCTGGTCAATGCGCTGCGCGCCGGGAGGCCCGGCATGGCGGCGATCGATGTCTATGAAAAGGAACCGCTCCGCGACGTCAACGATCCCCTGCTGACCATGGACAACGTGGTCTGCACGCCGCATCTCGGCTACGTCTCGCGCGACGAATACGAAATCCAGTTCACGGATATCTTCGACCAGATCCTGGCCTATGCTGCGGGCACGCCGACGAATGTCGTCAATCCGGATGTGATGTCCAGACGGCGCTGA
- a CDS encoding cupin domain-containing protein yields MTGTHDHTHSHDHDHSHGDAERWKHDGVRVIPGNQLDPNVPSTAGMDRKAAINFARVGAQKLWAGTVTIRPDAKTGAHHHGHLESIIYVVKGKARMRWGEQLQFTAEAGPGDFIFVPPYVPHQEINASRDEVLECVLVRSDGEAVAINLDIEPVEKPETVLWVDPVHRDPAEKK; encoded by the coding sequence ATGACCGGCACGCACGACCACACCCATTCCCACGATCACGACCATTCGCACGGCGATGCCGAGCGCTGGAAGCATGACGGCGTCCGCGTCATTCCCGGCAACCAGCTCGATCCCAACGTGCCGTCCACCGCCGGCATGGACCGCAAGGCCGCGATCAATTTCGCCCGCGTCGGCGCGCAGAAATTATGGGCGGGGACCGTGACGATCCGGCCCGATGCCAAGACCGGTGCGCATCATCACGGCCACCTCGAAAGCATCATCTATGTCGTGAAGGGCAAGGCGCGGATGCGCTGGGGCGAGCAGTTGCAATTCACCGCGGAGGCCGGCCCCGGCGATTTCATCTTCGTACCGCCCTATGTGCCGCATCAGGAGATCAACGCCAGCCGCGACGAGGTGCTGGAATGTGTGCTGGTGCGCAGCGACGGCGAGGCGGTCGCGATCAACCTCGACATCGAGCCGGTGGAAAAACCCGAGACGGTGCTGTGGGTCGATCCGGTGCACCGCGATCCCGCCGAGAAGAAGTAA
- a CDS encoding enoyl-CoA hydratase/isomerase family protein: MKLVRYESAGHVATITMDRASAHNALNNTLCDELRAAWLRFHESDDRVAVLASSEEKYFSVGADVRDLPANMWHAVPGLGVELDKPVIAATSGWVVGGAFVLVQMADMCVASETTRFIYPEGKIGTTAGGISSVMARMPHKIAMEFLLVGEEMSAERAWQIGFVNKVAPKGQHVALAQEMAAKIAANAPLVVRALKKLARDAMPKGPLEGVAEVRRLLDVIRDSEDLKEGVKAFAEKRKPDFKGR, from the coding sequence ATGAAGCTTGTTCGCTACGAGAGCGCGGGCCACGTCGCTACCATCACGATGGATCGCGCGTCGGCGCACAATGCGCTCAACAACACCCTGTGCGACGAGTTGCGCGCGGCCTGGCTCCGCTTTCACGAAAGCGATGACCGTGTTGCGGTGCTTGCGTCATCCGAAGAGAAGTATTTTTCTGTCGGCGCCGACGTCAGGGATCTTCCTGCCAACATGTGGCACGCGGTGCCTGGATTGGGCGTCGAACTCGACAAGCCGGTCATTGCCGCGACATCCGGATGGGTTGTCGGCGGCGCCTTCGTGCTGGTGCAGATGGCGGACATGTGCGTGGCGTCGGAGACGACGCGCTTCATCTACCCCGAGGGCAAGATCGGCACCACCGCCGGCGGCATCTCCTCGGTGATGGCCCGGATGCCGCACAAGATCGCCATGGAGTTTTTGCTGGTCGGCGAGGAAATGTCGGCGGAGCGCGCCTGGCAGATCGGCTTCGTGAACAAGGTCGCGCCGAAGGGGCAGCATGTCGCACTCGCCCAGGAGATGGCGGCGAAAATTGCCGCCAACGCGCCCCTGGTGGTCCGGGCGCTGAAGAAACTCGCCCGCGACGCCATGCCGAAGGGGCCGCTGGAAGGGGTCGCCGAGGTGCGCCGGCTGCTCGATGTCATCAGGGACAGCGAAGACCTCAAGGAAGGCGTCAAGGCGTTCGCCGAAAAGCGCAAGCCCGACTTCAAGGGCAGATAG
- a CDS encoding VOC family protein has product MAKMIFVNLPVSDLARSTAFYQAIGGEKNPQFSDDTASCMVFSESIYVMLLTHDKYRQFTSKKIADAKATSQVLICLSADSRDAVDDMVGKAQGAGGGSDPGPKQDYGFMYGRSFEDPDGHHWEVMWMDVAAATAAQSAIADA; this is encoded by the coding sequence ATGGCCAAAATGATCTTCGTCAACCTGCCGGTCAGTGACCTCGCCCGCTCGACCGCCTTCTATCAGGCGATCGGCGGCGAAAAGAACCCGCAATTCTCCGATGACACCGCGTCCTGCATGGTGTTTTCCGAGAGCATCTACGTCATGCTGCTGACCCACGACAAGTATCGCCAATTCACTTCGAAGAAGATCGCCGATGCCAAGGCAACCAGCCAGGTCCTGATCTGCCTGTCCGCCGACAGCCGCGACGCGGTGGACGACATGGTCGGGAAGGCGCAAGGCGCGGGCGGCGGCTCCGATCCAGGCCCGAAGCAGGATTACGGCTTCATGTATGGCCGCAGCTTCGAAGATCCGGATGGCCACCATTGGGAGGTGATGTGGATGGATGTCGCGGCAGCAACCGCTGCACAGTCAGCCATAGCCGATGCCTGA
- a CDS encoding VOC family protein, with translation MSKISPCLWFSSEAEEAAKFYVSLLPDSRIEKIQRNTIDSPGGKAGTVLVVDFTLAGQGFMALNGGMKMEHTHAISFKIDCADQAEVDRLWDALLANGGKADQCGWLKDRFGVSWQIVPTALMKYIGGSDTAGAQRAMQALLGMVKLDVEGLKRAYEGKSAA, from the coding sequence ATGTCCAAGATTTCTCCCTGCCTGTGGTTTAGCAGCGAAGCCGAGGAGGCCGCGAAGTTCTACGTCTCGCTGCTGCCGGATTCCCGGATCGAGAAGATCCAGCGCAATACCATCGATAGCCCCGGCGGCAAGGCCGGCACCGTGCTGGTGGTGGACTTCACGCTGGCCGGCCAAGGTTTCATGGCGCTGAATGGCGGCATGAAGATGGAACACACGCACGCGATCTCCTTCAAGATCGACTGCGCCGACCAGGCCGAGGTCGACCGGCTCTGGGATGCATTGCTCGCTAACGGCGGCAAGGCCGACCAATGCGGCTGGCTGAAGGATCGCTTCGGCGTGTCCTGGCAGATCGTGCCGACCGCGCTGATGAAGTATATCGGTGGTTCCGACACCGCTGGCGCGCAGCGGGCCATGCAGGCGCTGCTCGGCATGGTCAAGCTTGATGTCGAAGGCTTGAAGCGGGCGTATGAGGGGAAGAGCGCGGCGTGA
- a CDS encoding FecR family protein, which yields MNFSNCFRLLIAIGLVTAFAAPAYAQTRVGEAAVVKNEVLRVAGPSTTQIEVGDGLVRDETVRTGIDSATRLVMADSTNLSLGPNATLKLDRTVFDDEHHYREVAVRMTSGAFRFVTGHSDKAAYKITTPLATIGVRGTTLDILSQRGQTIVNLQDGAASVCTVSFECIQRPGDTAIITSGAGGRSTIRKTNNPPWTFAATCSAATGLCSKTQYADAAPVIVDDGSDPTGMLCGR from the coding sequence ATGAATTTCAGTAACTGCTTTCGTTTGCTAATTGCCATTGGCCTGGTAACTGCGTTCGCTGCTCCCGCGTATGCGCAAACGCGCGTCGGCGAAGCGGCCGTCGTCAAGAATGAAGTGCTCCGCGTTGCCGGACCTTCGACCACCCAGATCGAGGTCGGCGATGGACTGGTCCGCGACGAAACCGTGCGCACCGGGATCGACAGCGCCACGCGGCTGGTGATGGCCGACAGCACCAACCTCTCGCTCGGACCCAACGCGACGCTCAAGCTCGACCGTACCGTTTTCGACGACGAACATCACTACCGCGAAGTCGCGGTGCGCATGACCTCGGGCGCGTTTCGCTTCGTCACCGGCCATTCGGACAAGGCCGCCTACAAGATCACGACGCCGCTGGCGACCATTGGCGTGCGCGGCACCACGCTCGACATCCTGTCGCAGCGTGGCCAGACCATCGTCAACCTGCAGGACGGCGCGGCCTCGGTATGCACGGTCAGCTTTGAATGCATCCAGCGCCCCGGCGACACCGCCATCATCACCTCGGGCGCCGGCGGCAGATCGACGATCAGGAAGACCAACAACCCGCCATGGACATTTGCCGCAACCTGCAGCGCCGCGACAGGGCTTTGCAGCAAGACGCAGTATGCCGATGCGGCGCCCGTCATCGTCGATGACGGCAGCGATCCCACCGGCATGCTGTGCGGGCGCTGA
- a CDS encoding phospholipid carrier-dependent glycosyltransferase, whose translation MMRTGIIAAVLFVLAHFVMLIGVTAPEKLYFDEVHYVPAARQMLEPVMREPMLNPMHPPLAKQFMALSIHSFGDGPLGWRYPGVLFGSLAIVAVYLCGLALFAAHGPAIAASLLAFFNQMLFVQSRIAMLDIFALTFSLFAIAAFMHGFRKQRPHLWFALAGTGFGLSIACKWSGLFVLAVCIALVAVIRLMQSWRTQFADASPDDWYRPDLWPGFKAGHFAACFVLIPAAVYFVTFIPLYGPSVTNILEAQRRIFSDNTTTAIAGHTYMSSWPSWPFLVRPVWYLFDKIGDDRIAAVVFLGNPLILWPALIAVAICLRDWIVTRRVDAFLILAFYFGPYLAWALLPRTLGFLYYYLPAATAASLALVYALNRGGMPRWLLWAYVAVGFAGFAAMLPISVAFIGTSMATFSRLMIFQNWI comes from the coding sequence ATGATGCGCACGGGCATCATCGCGGCAGTCCTTTTTGTTCTCGCGCATTTCGTGATGCTGATCGGCGTCACCGCGCCGGAGAAACTCTATTTCGACGAGGTGCATTACGTGCCGGCGGCGCGGCAGATGCTCGAGCCGGTGATGCGAGAGCCGATGCTCAACCCGATGCATCCGCCGCTCGCCAAGCAGTTCATGGCGCTGTCGATCCATTCGTTCGGCGACGGGCCGCTGGGCTGGCGCTATCCGGGCGTATTGTTCGGATCGCTCGCCATCGTCGCGGTGTATCTGTGTGGCCTGGCGCTGTTCGCAGCGCACGGGCCGGCCATTGCAGCGAGCCTGCTCGCCTTTTTCAACCAGATGCTGTTCGTGCAATCGCGGATCGCGATGCTGGATATTTTCGCGCTCACCTTCAGCCTGTTCGCGATCGCGGCGTTCATGCATGGCTTTCGAAAGCAGCGGCCGCATCTGTGGTTCGCGCTTGCCGGGACCGGCTTCGGCCTGTCGATCGCCTGCAAATGGAGCGGGCTCTTCGTGCTCGCGGTCTGCATTGCCCTCGTCGCCGTGATCCGCCTGATGCAAAGCTGGCGCACGCAATTCGCCGACGCCAGCCCTGATGATTGGTACCGGCCCGATCTCTGGCCCGGCTTCAAGGCCGGGCATTTCGCCGCCTGCTTCGTACTGATTCCGGCTGCGGTCTATTTCGTGACCTTCATTCCGCTTTATGGGCCGTCGGTTACGAATATTCTGGAAGCGCAACGGCGGATCTTCAGCGATAACACCACGACCGCGATCGCGGGCCACACTTATATGAGTTCGTGGCCGTCCTGGCCGTTCCTGGTGCGGCCGGTCTGGTATCTCTTCGACAAGATCGGCGACGACCGGATCGCCGCGGTGGTCTTCCTCGGCAATCCGCTGATCCTGTGGCCGGCGCTGATTGCGGTCGCGATCTGCCTGCGCGACTGGATTGTGACGCGGCGGGTCGATGCCTTCCTGATATTGGCGTTCTATTTCGGCCCCTACCTCGCATGGGCGTTGCTGCCGAGAACGCTCGGGTTCCTTTATTACTATCTTCCGGCGGCGACCGCGGCGAGCCTTGCGCTGGTCTATGCCTTGAACCGCGGCGGCATGCCCCGCTGGTTGTTGTGGGCTTATGTTGCGGTCGGTTTTGCCGGTTTTGCCGCAATGTTGCCGATATCGGTCGCGTTCATTGGCACCTCGATGGCGACGTTCAGCCGCCTGATGATCTTCCAGAACTGGATTTGA
- a CDS encoding OmpA family protein, with product MTRFLSIMTIGATLSMAGLAVAGDTVSADKILDALKPKPGATRGLSTGAQQPADAAVQAKETGFVNTLRNRKTRSLSLGERQEIAELAASKPKIDLEIQFDYNSADISKGSVTAVQELGKALSDSSLKGSTFVVAGHTDAIGGEAYNQDLSERRADTIKKYLTEKYGIVGSNLVTVGYGESKPKDPNAPTDPTNRRVQVVNMDTKTASK from the coding sequence ATGACGCGCTTTCTTTCCATCATGACTATCGGCGCCACCCTGTCGATGGCGGGCCTGGCTGTCGCCGGCGACACCGTTTCGGCCGACAAAATCCTGGACGCGCTGAAGCCGAAGCCGGGCGCGACCCGCGGCCTTTCGACCGGCGCGCAGCAGCCGGCGGACGCCGCCGTACAGGCCAAGGAAACCGGCTTCGTCAACACGCTGCGCAACCGCAAGACGCGGTCACTGTCGCTCGGCGAGCGCCAGGAAATTGCGGAACTTGCTGCGAGCAAGCCGAAGATCGATCTCGAAATCCAGTTCGACTACAATTCGGCCGACATCAGCAAGGGCTCGGTGACCGCCGTGCAGGAACTCGGCAAGGCGCTCTCTGATTCGAGCCTCAAGGGTTCGACCTTCGTCGTTGCCGGCCATACCGACGCGATCGGCGGCGAGGCGTATAACCAGGATCTTTCCGAGCGCCGCGCCGACACGATCAAGAAGTACCTGACCGAGAAGTACGGCATCGTCGGTTCCAATCTCGTGACCGTCGGTTACGGCGAGAGCAAGCCGAAGGATCCGAATGCGCCGACGGACCCGACCAACCGCCGCGTTCAGGTCGTCAACATGGACACCAAGACCGCGTCGAAGTGA
- a CDS encoding winged helix-turn-helix domain-containing protein produces MLRATEPRPLTKTEARRIWLHAQRLDTNEPFGVGPQAVAAAVDHLGYVQIDTIHVIERCHHHILYSRIPAYARADLRQAQSVDKSVFEYWTHALSYVPAKDFRFFVPAMREHRREGHRWFASVKPEDTRKVMRLLRRDGALTIRDIEDDILTEKEHLWQSRKPSKRALQLAFYTGEVTISERTGMLKTYELMTRHFGWDKPPKPATSAEIIAYLLDRALRSQGVVSLDSICHLDAPSKAAVRRLIEARVRRKELAPVALEGAGKQEHWIRPEVLEADPPADAGDGPVHILSPFDPLVIQRKRTELFFDYGHRFEAYVPKDKRLFGYFALPVLVGQDIVAAIDLKTDRQNKKLLMQKWSWVGKGAARASRKDYKRRIEEELDRFERFQLAE; encoded by the coding sequence ATGCTCCGCGCGACTGAACCCCGTCCCCTGACCAAAACCGAGGCCCGGCGAATCTGGCTGCATGCCCAGCGGCTCGATACGAACGAGCCGTTCGGCGTCGGACCGCAGGCGGTTGCGGCGGCGGTGGACCATCTCGGCTATGTGCAGATCGACACCATTCACGTCATCGAGCGCTGCCATCATCACATTCTCTATAGCCGTATCCCGGCTTACGCCCGCGCGGACCTGCGTCAGGCGCAGAGCGTCGACAAGAGCGTGTTCGAATACTGGACGCATGCGCTGTCCTATGTGCCGGCGAAGGATTTTCGCTTCTTCGTCCCGGCGATGCGAGAGCACCGGCGCGAGGGCCATCGATGGTTCGCCTCCGTGAAGCCCGAGGACACCCGCAAGGTGATGCGGTTGCTGCGGCGCGACGGCGCGCTGACCATCCGCGACATCGAGGACGACATTCTGACCGAGAAGGAACATCTCTGGCAGAGCCGCAAGCCCTCGAAGCGGGCGCTGCAGCTTGCCTTCTACACCGGCGAGGTGACGATTTCCGAACGTACCGGCATGCTCAAGACCTATGAGCTGATGACGCGGCATTTCGGCTGGGACAAGCCGCCGAAGCCGGCGACGTCGGCGGAAATCATCGCTTACCTGCTCGACCGTGCGTTACGTTCGCAAGGCGTCGTCAGCCTCGATTCCATTTGCCATCTCGACGCGCCGAGCAAGGCGGCGGTGCGGCGCCTGATCGAGGCGCGGGTGCGGCGCAAGGAATTGGCGCCGGTTGCGCTCGAAGGGGCCGGCAAGCAGGAGCATTGGATCCGGCCGGAAGTGCTGGAGGCGGATCCGCCGGCAGACGCGGGCGATGGCCCGGTGCACATTCTCTCGCCTTTCGATCCGCTTGTTATCCAGCGCAAGCGCACCGAATTGTTCTTCGATTACGGTCACCGCTTCGAGGCCTATGTGCCAAAAGACAAGCGCCTGTTCGGCTATTTCGCGCTGCCCGTCCTGGTCGGCCAAGACATCGTCGCCGCCATCGACCTCAAGACCGACCGCCAGAACAAGAAATTGCTGATGCAGAAATGGAGCTGGGTCGGCAAGGGCGCGGCGCGGGCCTCGCGCAAGGACTACAAGCGCCGCATCGAGGAAGAATTGGATCGCTTTGAGCGGTTTCAGCTGGCGGAGTGA